The Nitrospira tepida genome includes a window with the following:
- a CDS encoding LuxR family transcriptional regulator, whose amino-acid sequence MIVRGTEALPYPSRKEFQQLRDIMYQTQSVDSPSRLSVLTAAVGSIIPHQFSACGAFSVRKCELQIGHSSYGEEFSYLYASRGFLTDPSIQLMQTTRFGFVTSEDAPAIVVPREVTSLKLDFGIKSCLSVGIRGVLGACTYFAFSNFDHKAMPKLRAIMQIISPHFHLAYLRALTTPDQPPVETPPAHLTKREEEIMRWVAEGKTNWEISVILGVSLNTVKFHLKNIYEKLGGVENRWSAIANWQSQHNELLLPSVRAHCHSAATS is encoded by the coding sequence GTGATTGTTCGAGGCACCGAGGCTCTCCCGTACCCCTCCCGCAAAGAATTTCAGCAATTGCGGGACATCATGTATCAGACGCAGTCGGTGGATTCCCCGTCCCGCCTGTCCGTCTTGACGGCGGCGGTTGGCTCCATCATCCCGCACCAATTTTCGGCCTGCGGCGCATTCAGCGTCAGAAAGTGCGAATTGCAAATCGGCCATTCGAGCTATGGCGAGGAGTTTTCGTATTTGTATGCGTCGCGCGGGTTTCTGACCGACCCCTCAATCCAACTGATGCAAACAACCCGGTTCGGATTCGTGACCAGCGAGGATGCGCCCGCCATCGTGGTGCCCAGAGAAGTCACGAGCCTCAAGCTGGACTTCGGCATCAAGAGCTGCCTCTCGGTCGGGATTCGCGGGGTCCTGGGCGCCTGTACCTATTTCGCATTCAGCAATTTCGACCACAAGGCGATGCCCAAGCTGCGGGCGATCATGCAGATCATCTCTCCCCATTTTCACCTCGCCTACCTCCGAGCGTTGACGACTCCCGATCAACCGCCGGTCGAGACGCCGCCGGCTCACCTGACCAAACGCGAGGAGGAAATCATGCGTTGGGTGGCCGAGGGGAAGACGAACTGGGAGATCTCGGTGATCTTGGGCGTGAGCCTGAATACCGTGAAATTCCACCTCAAGAATATCTACGAGAAGCTGGGAGGGGTGGAAAACCGCTGGAGCGCCATCGCCAACTGGCAGTCGCAACACAACGAACTCCTCCTCCCGTCCGTCCGTGCGCACTGTCATTCCGCCGCCACATCCTAA
- a CDS encoding beta-ketoacyl-[acyl-carrier-protein] synthase family protein — protein MSQSRRVVITGLGVVSPLGCDLKTFWHLLCRGESGIRPIESFETSSFKSCLAGEVRDFDATDFIPPKQARRMGRVSHFAVASALMAVRDADLDLDAEDRSGMAISFGTSVGGLREAFAAHDCMLRKQHLHPFTMTATFPNAVSAEVAIALGVHGECETYSIGCSSTANAIGRAYDLIRSRDVDLVIAGGAEAPLHPTILSAMEAGRTLAPDYQGSVRNLPRPFDRTRSGIVMGEGAGCVVLEEYEHAVRRGAHIYAELEGWAFTCDAHSMAKPMESGGEQQRAIEQALMAAHWFPEEVEYVNACGLGSVELDAIETKAIKQAMGAHAYRVPVSSLKGALGHAFAASGAFQVISTVLSLEYQFVPPTLNLTEPDPDCDLDYVPGHGRPAAIQRALINSFGFGGKNIVLALCRAESAEARRLVPADMDWEGALSIPMGAAVAKSAVTAHPRLSS, from the coding sequence ATGAGCCAGTCGCGTCGAGTCGTGATTACGGGATTGGGTGTGGTGTCGCCGTTGGGCTGTGATCTCAAGACGTTTTGGCATTTGCTCTGCCGGGGGGAATCGGGGATCCGGCCAATCGAATCCTTCGAAACCTCCTCGTTCAAGTCCTGTCTGGCGGGAGAGGTGCGGGACTTCGACGCCACGGATTTCATCCCGCCCAAGCAGGCCCGGCGCATGGGCCGGGTGTCGCATTTTGCGGTGGCGTCGGCCTTGATGGCCGTGCGCGACGCGGATCTTGACCTGGATGCCGAGGACCGCTCCGGGATGGCGATCAGCTTCGGCACGTCCGTGGGCGGACTCCGGGAAGCCTTTGCCGCGCACGATTGCATGTTGCGCAAGCAACATCTCCACCCCTTCACCATGACCGCCACGTTCCCCAACGCGGTCTCCGCCGAAGTGGCCATCGCGCTTGGCGTCCACGGCGAGTGCGAAACCTATTCGATCGGCTGCTCCTCCACGGCGAACGCCATCGGCCGGGCCTACGACCTGATTCGTTCGCGAGACGTGGACCTGGTCATTGCGGGCGGAGCCGAAGCTCCGTTGCACCCGACCATCCTGTCGGCCATGGAGGCGGGGCGGACCCTGGCGCCGGACTACCAGGGATCGGTGCGGAACCTGCCGCGTCCGTTCGACCGGACCCGATCCGGCATCGTCATGGGCGAGGGAGCCGGCTGCGTGGTGCTCGAAGAATACGAGCATGCGGTCCGTCGCGGCGCGCACATCTATGCCGAACTTGAAGGGTGGGCCTTCACCTGCGACGCCCATTCGATGGCCAAGCCCATGGAGTCCGGAGGGGAGCAGCAGCGCGCGATCGAGCAGGCGCTCATGGCCGCCCACTGGTTTCCTGAGGAGGTGGAGTATGTCAACGCCTGCGGACTCGGCAGCGTGGAACTGGACGCCATCGAAACGAAGGCGATCAAGCAGGCGATGGGCGCGCATGCGTACCGGGTGCCCGTGAGTTCCCTCAAGGGCGCCTTGGGCCATGCGTTTGCCGCCAGCGGCGCCTTTCAAGTGATCAGCACCGTGCTGTCTCTGGAATATCAGTTTGTGCCGCCGACGTTGAACTTGACCGAGCCGGACCCAGACTGCGATTTGGATTATGTGCCGGGCCACGGCCGGCCGGCCGCGATCCAGCGGGCGCTCATCAACAGCTTCGGATTCGGCGGCAAGAACATCGTGTTGGCGCTGTGTCGGGCTGAGAGCGCGGAGGCGCGTCGCCTGGTCCCGGCCGACATGGATTGGGAAGGAGCGCTCAGCATCCCGATGGGGGCTGCCGTGGCCAAGAGCGCGGTTACGGCTCACCCACGCCTGTCTTCCTGA
- a CDS encoding PilZ domain-containing protein, whose translation MSSPLTDAGEFDRRGWQRIDDRLLLEYRLLGQPSACTVSGTDTRSVTAIHDFVSAPTDRLLNHISPDDPQALLIPWLMKIDWALALLIGALAQTVPGGLPLPKMTPVNISATGISFPTGQRFHEGDHIEVKLILPPFFPIVAVAEVSRVTEAGASEGNEYFIGARFLDISADHQEHLIRHILHVQAEQQRGRQRAAGLSHA comes from the coding sequence ATGTCCTCGCCATTGACGGATGCCGGGGAATTCGATCGACGGGGGTGGCAGCGCATCGATGACCGGCTGCTTCTGGAATATCGGTTGCTCGGCCAGCCTTCCGCCTGCACCGTTTCCGGAACGGATACACGAAGCGTGACGGCCATCCATGACTTCGTGTCTGCGCCGACGGACCGTTTGCTGAACCACATCAGCCCCGACGATCCGCAGGCGTTGCTCATCCCCTGGCTCATGAAGATCGATTGGGCGCTGGCCTTGCTGATCGGAGCGCTGGCGCAGACCGTGCCCGGCGGGTTGCCGCTGCCGAAAATGACGCCGGTCAACATCAGCGCGACCGGGATCAGCTTCCCGACCGGCCAGCGGTTCCACGAGGGCGATCACATTGAAGTGAAACTGATTCTGCCGCCGTTCTTTCCGATTGTCGCTGTTGCGGAAGTCAGTCGCGTGACCGAAGCCGGTGCCTCGGAAGGAAACGAGTACTTCATCGGGGCCCGGTTTCTCGACATCAGCGCCGATCATCAGGAACACCTCATCCGCCACATCCTTCACGTCCAGGCGGAGCAGCAACGCGGACGACAACGGGCGGCAGGCCTGTCGCACGCCTAA
- a CDS encoding PAS domain S-box protein, producing MMRPLSLDLAASGRAALLSFVSHTPAAVAILDTELRYVAVSQRWLDDYKLGDRHIIGEHHYDVFPEIRSMPAWQEIHRRCLAGAVERCDGESFLRHDGSRDWVRWEVRPWYGEEGAVAGLVMFTEVLTDQRRVQEAVRESEEQYRSLFESAPDALLVISYDGIIRDANPAASMLYGYSREEFLGLSCQHLVHADSYAHVEQAAAAVAEGRTFDSECVDRRKDGTLFPVEVRTSPFRHRGEPVMLSAVRDISERKRAEQLLRDNEERYARATAAGRVGVWEYDFLTGRYQGDPNLKALFGYRADELDENPVTWFNLIHPEDRRLAMDATVAIIDRLTDDYECLLRMLHKDGSILWTHVRGSAARNGDGRAVKLVGTTVDVTSRKLAEEANAVLRRAIDTAMEGMALLDKTGTYTYMNRAHAELYGYDQGELIGKTWKDITPLEWVADYEQEFFPVLLREGRWRGKVTGKHRDGSQFPVEVSLSSVVNAAGVCDGYICTCHDLTDRMRAEEALRRSEAQYRSLVDNLRDIVYLLSPVGRILSINPAFETRTGWSRQDWVGQPFAELVHPDDRERAVRSMEDILSGVKDNRVELRLRRQDGQWLSVECAGGVHHENGTVIGILGIARDITLRRKAEEALRETELRLQRITDAIPGAVYQYQLNPDRTDRFLFMSRGVKEILGVEAGVVMHDVRQAWRLGLPEDLGALQLSILQSAERLSPWGHEFRVRLDDGSIKWLRGDSIPEPLRPDGSIIWNGILTDITDRKRAEERLLQVAKGVSATTGEAFFHSLVEHLCTSLDAEYAFVATPHPTNPAVIRTIAVFGRGQRLPNFDYPLNGSPSETVIGQSVRMYDQRVTEQFPDDPLLVRFEVESYVGAPLDDSSGRPLGVLAVMKCTPLFRREEARSLLAIFASRAAAELERQRAEQALRASEARFRTFADTVNDVFWIMNPDPLRLVYINDAFERLWGCPVAEHYRDPHHWLSAVHPNDRDRVAQAFERWMAGAPSYDVEYRIVRPDRTERWIHDRGQRATDDRGTVTLLVGIARDITEQKKAEQALKATTQLLQTLVDASPLAIIVRDNDGKVASWNLAAEAMFGWSAEEAVGRPLPFVPASMEQESRAIWEEAAREEAVRDVHVVGKRRDGKVLELACWVRALTDSEGRPIGYLGLLTDVTERKLLERRLRHADRLATLGTIVAGVAHELNNPLFVITGHLHLIERKLEKGQLKALRQELGAAQEAAARATTIVNHFLSSAHSSTGRREHCNLETIVRQALLLVRADLRSRQIRVETEFEPDLPAVSADPQSMLQVLLNLLTNARQAIDPVGGRGVIRVSLSEEEHQGARVVVCRVQDNGTGIPAEHVPHIFDPFYTTKPVGEGTGLGLAICYRIVSELCGTIVCESRPGEGASFTVRLPALQRPGLSPSCSEPSASSGARRRGRAHEEES from the coding sequence ATGATGCGCCCACTCAGTCTTGATCTGGCGGCGTCCGGGCGTGCGGCCCTGTTGTCGTTCGTGAGCCATACCCCGGCAGCCGTGGCGATCCTGGATACAGAGTTGCGGTATGTGGCTGTGAGCCAGCGTTGGCTGGACGACTATAAATTGGGGGATCGCCACATCATCGGCGAACACCATTATGATGTGTTCCCGGAAATCCGGTCCATGCCGGCCTGGCAGGAGATTCATCGACGCTGCCTCGCGGGCGCCGTCGAACGCTGTGACGGCGAGTCGTTTCTGCGCCACGACGGCAGCCGGGACTGGGTCCGTTGGGAAGTCCGGCCCTGGTACGGCGAAGAGGGGGCGGTCGCCGGCCTTGTCATGTTTACCGAGGTGCTCACCGATCAGCGGCGCGTCCAAGAGGCGGTGCGCGAAAGCGAAGAGCAATACCGGAGCCTCTTCGAATCCGCGCCGGACGCGTTGTTGGTGATCAGCTACGACGGGATCATCCGGGACGCCAATCCCGCGGCCTCGATGCTCTATGGGTATTCCAGGGAGGAGTTTCTTGGCCTGTCATGCCAGCACCTCGTCCATGCTGATTCCTATGCCCATGTCGAGCAAGCAGCGGCCGCGGTGGCGGAAGGGCGCACCTTCGACTCGGAATGCGTGGATCGAAGAAAAGACGGCACCCTCTTTCCCGTTGAAGTCCGAACGTCGCCGTTCCGCCATCGGGGCGAGCCGGTCATGCTGAGCGCGGTGCGGGACATCAGCGAGCGCAAGCGGGCCGAACAGTTGCTCCGCGACAACGAAGAGCGGTACGCGCGGGCCACCGCCGCGGGACGGGTCGGAGTCTGGGAATATGACTTTCTCACCGGCCGATACCAGGGAGATCCCAACCTCAAGGCGCTGTTCGGCTATCGAGCGGATGAGCTCGATGAGAATCCCGTGACCTGGTTCAACCTCATCCATCCCGAAGATCGGCGGCTGGCCATGGACGCCACCGTCGCGATCATCGATCGTCTGACGGACGACTATGAATGCCTGCTGCGGATGCTTCACAAGGATGGGTCGATCCTCTGGACGCACGTTCGAGGCTCGGCCGCCCGGAACGGCGACGGTCGCGCAGTCAAACTGGTGGGGACGACCGTGGACGTCACCTCTCGGAAGCTCGCGGAGGAAGCGAATGCGGTGTTGAGGCGGGCGATCGACACCGCCATGGAGGGGATGGCTCTGCTGGACAAGACCGGCACCTATACCTATATGAACCGCGCGCACGCCGAGCTGTACGGGTATGATCAGGGGGAGTTGATCGGCAAGACCTGGAAGGACATCACCCCGCTCGAATGGGTGGCCGACTATGAGCAGGAGTTCTTTCCGGTCCTGCTGCGGGAGGGGCGCTGGCGCGGCAAGGTCACGGGGAAGCACCGAGACGGCTCGCAGTTTCCGGTCGAAGTCTCGCTGTCGAGCGTAGTGAATGCCGCCGGCGTATGCGACGGGTACATCTGCACCTGTCACGACCTGACCGATCGCATGCGTGCGGAAGAGGCCTTGCGGCGCAGCGAGGCCCAGTACCGCTCGTTGGTCGACAACCTCAGAGACATCGTCTACCTGCTGTCGCCGGTCGGCCGGATCCTGTCCATCAATCCCGCGTTTGAAACGCGAACCGGCTGGTCGCGACAGGACTGGGTGGGGCAGCCGTTTGCCGAGCTGGTGCATCCGGACGACCGTGAGCGGGCGGTCCGCTCCATGGAGGACATCTTATCCGGCGTCAAGGACAACCGGGTGGAACTGCGCCTGCGGAGGCAGGACGGGCAGTGGCTGTCGGTCGAGTGCGCGGGAGGGGTCCATCATGAGAATGGGACCGTCATCGGGATTCTGGGCATTGCCCGCGACATCACCTTGCGACGGAAGGCGGAAGAGGCGCTGAGGGAGACAGAACTGCGGTTGCAACGGATCACGGACGCCATTCCCGGCGCGGTCTACCAATACCAATTGAATCCGGACAGGACCGATCGCTTCCTGTTCATGAGCCGCGGCGTCAAGGAGATTCTGGGAGTGGAGGCCGGCGTGGTCATGCACGATGTCCGACAGGCTTGGCGGCTTGGGCTGCCTGAGGATCTGGGCGCGCTCCAATTGTCCATCCTACAGTCCGCGGAGCGGTTGTCTCCCTGGGGGCATGAATTCCGCGTGCGGTTGGACGATGGCTCGATCAAATGGCTCAGAGGGGATTCGATTCCAGAGCCGCTTCGCCCGGACGGGAGCATCATTTGGAACGGCATCCTGACCGATATCACCGATCGAAAGCGGGCGGAGGAACGGTTGCTCCAAGTGGCCAAGGGCGTGTCCGCCACCACGGGCGAAGCGTTCTTCCATTCGCTGGTGGAACACCTCTGTACGTCGTTGGACGCCGAGTATGCCTTTGTCGCCACTCCGCATCCGACCAATCCGGCTGTGATCCGGACGATCGCGGTCTTCGGGCGAGGGCAGCGGTTGCCCAACTTCGACTATCCCTTGAACGGCTCGCCGTCCGAGACCGTCATCGGGCAATCGGTGCGGATGTACGACCAGCGGGTCACCGAACAGTTCCCGGACGATCCCCTGCTCGTCCGATTCGAAGTGGAAAGTTACGTCGGCGCGCCGCTCGACGATAGCAGCGGCCGCCCGCTGGGGGTCCTGGCTGTGATGAAATGCACCCCGCTGTTCCGGCGTGAAGAGGCCCGATCGCTGTTGGCGATCTTTGCCAGCCGAGCCGCCGCTGAGTTGGAGCGCCAGCGGGCCGAACAGGCCCTGCGCGCGAGCGAAGCGCGGTTCCGGACGTTCGCCGATACGGTCAACGATGTGTTTTGGATCATGAATCCGGATCCGCTCAGACTCGTCTATATCAATGATGCGTTCGAGCGGTTGTGGGGTTGCCCGGTCGCGGAGCATTATCGCGACCCGCACCATTGGCTGTCCGCGGTCCATCCGAACGATCGGGACCGGGTGGCGCAGGCATTCGAGCGGTGGATGGCCGGGGCGCCGTCGTACGACGTGGAATATCGCATCGTCAGGCCGGATCGAACGGAGCGCTGGATTCATGATCGCGGCCAACGGGCCACCGACGATCGCGGAACGGTGACGTTGCTGGTCGGCATCGCGCGGGATATCACTGAGCAGAAGAAGGCGGAACAGGCGCTCAAGGCGACGACCCAACTGCTGCAGACGCTGGTGGATGCCTCCCCGCTCGCGATCATCGTCCGGGACAACGACGGCAAGGTGGCGTCGTGGAATCTGGCGGCGGAAGCGATGTTCGGATGGAGCGCGGAAGAGGCCGTCGGTCGTCCGTTGCCCTTCGTGCCCGCCAGTATGGAACAGGAATCGCGCGCGATCTGGGAGGAAGCGGCAAGGGAAGAGGCGGTCAGGGATGTGCACGTGGTCGGCAAACGGCGGGACGGCAAGGTGCTGGAGCTGGCCTGTTGGGTGCGGGCGCTCACGGACAGCGAGGGGAGGCCGATCGGGTACCTGGGCCTGCTGACGGACGTGACCGAACGAAAGTTGCTGGAGCGACGCCTCCGCCATGCCGATCGGCTGGCGACCTTGGGCACCATCGTGGCGGGCGTGGCGCACGAGCTGAACAACCCGCTGTTTGTGATCACCGGGCATTTGCATCTGATCGAACGCAAACTCGAAAAGGGGCAGTTGAAGGCCTTGCGCCAGGAATTGGGCGCCGCGCAGGAGGCCGCGGCGCGCGCCACGACCATCGTGAACCATTTCTTGAGCAGCGCGCATTCCTCCACGGGGCGTCGGGAGCACTGCAACCTGGAAACCATTGTGCGTCAGGCGCTGCTCCTGGTCCGGGCGGACTTGCGGTCGCGCCAGATCCGCGTGGAGACGGAGTTCGAGCCCGATCTGCCGGCGGTGTCCGCCGATCCGCAATCGATGCTGCAAGTCCTGCTCAATCTGCTCACCAACGCGCGGCAAGCCATCGATCCGGTCGGCGGCAGGGGCGTCATTCGCGTCAGCCTCTCGGAAGAAGAGCATCAGGGGGCCCGCGTCGTGGTCTGCCGCGTCCAGGACAACGGCACCGGCATTCCTGCCGAGCATGTGCCTCATATTTTCGATCCGTTCTATACGACGAAGCCGGTGGGAGAAGGCACGGGCCTCGGATTGGCCATCTGTTATCGCATCGTCTCCGAACTCTGCGGCACGATCGTCTGCGAGAGCCGCCCGGGGGAGGGCGCCAGTTTCACCGTCCGACTGCCCGCATTACAAAGGCCCGGCCTGAGCCCATCCTGCTCCGAACCGTCCGCGAGCAGCGGGGCCAGGAGGCGCGGACGTGCTCACGAAGAGGAGTCCTAG
- the fliS gene encoding flagellar export chaperone FliS, which produces MRTAVQQYQQTSVMTSSGVQVVVVLYDGAIQAMLLAQESIRGNRPADKARFLRRAVNIVTELSDVLDMQQGGDIAVSLRRLYDYILAELLHVNLHHQAYRLDGPVRCLTTLREAWQKLAESGAAIHARIE; this is translated from the coding sequence ATGCGAACGGCGGTCCAGCAGTACCAGCAAACCAGCGTGATGACGTCGTCCGGCGTGCAAGTGGTCGTGGTTCTCTACGACGGAGCGATTCAGGCCATGCTGCTTGCGCAGGAAAGCATCCGGGGAAATCGTCCGGCCGACAAGGCCCGATTCCTGCGGCGGGCCGTCAACATCGTGACCGAACTGTCCGACGTGCTCGATATGCAGCAGGGTGGAGACATCGCGGTGTCCTTGCGGCGTTTGTACGACTACATCTTGGCGGAACTGCTTCACGTCAATCTTCATCATCAGGCCTATCGCCTTGATGGTCCGGTCCGCTGTCTGACCACCTTGCGCGAAGCCTGGCAGAAACTCGCCGAAAGCGGCGCGGCCATCCATGCCCGAATCGAATGA
- a CDS encoding helix-turn-helix domain-containing protein yields MSQTEILTVPEVAHLLRVPKSTVYKLARLGQIPASKIGKHWRFVRRDLDEWVHRAARTA; encoded by the coding sequence ATGTCACAGACTGAAATCCTCACCGTCCCCGAAGTCGCGCACCTGCTTCGCGTGCCGAAATCCACGGTGTACAAGCTGGCGAGGCTTGGGCAGATTCCCGCGTCCAAAATCGGAAAACACTGGCGTTTTGTGCGCCGAGACCTCGATGAATGGGTGCACCGGGCGGCGCGCACGGCGTAG
- a CDS encoding flagellar motor protein, which yields MDILTVLGVVVALGSILGGQALEGGHVGSIMQLTAFMIVIGGTIGACFVQNPLPVVVKSFALLSLALFNPKHDPKAQMKHVVELAQVARKQGLLALEGRIKDINDAFFAKGLQLIVDGTEAKMVREILEVEVEHHEEEGTAAAKVWEAAGGYAPTVGILGAVLGLIHVMENLADPSKLGSGIATAFVATVYGVGAANLLFLPLGNKIKMKIKQETAMRMMLITGLVGIASGENPRQLEEKLAGFIGGGQAHEKKK from the coding sequence ATGGACATTCTAACCGTGCTGGGCGTGGTCGTGGCCCTCGGGTCCATCCTGGGCGGGCAAGCCCTGGAAGGCGGGCACGTGGGTTCGATCATGCAGTTGACGGCGTTCATGATCGTCATCGGCGGGACGATCGGCGCCTGTTTCGTGCAAAACCCTCTCCCCGTGGTCGTGAAGAGCTTTGCGCTGCTCTCGTTGGCGCTGTTCAATCCCAAGCACGATCCCAAGGCGCAGATGAAGCATGTGGTCGAGTTGGCTCAGGTGGCCAGGAAGCAGGGATTGCTGGCCTTGGAAGGCAGGATCAAGGACATCAACGATGCCTTCTTCGCGAAGGGACTGCAATTGATCGTGGACGGCACGGAAGCGAAGATGGTCCGGGAAATCTTGGAAGTCGAGGTCGAACACCATGAGGAGGAGGGGACGGCCGCGGCCAAGGTATGGGAAGCTGCGGGAGGGTATGCGCCGACGGTCGGGATCCTGGGAGCCGTGTTGGGTTTGATTCACGTGATGGAGAACCTGGCCGATCCCTCAAAGCTCGGCAGCGGGATCGCCACGGCCTTTGTGGCGACGGTGTACGGGGTGGGCGCCGCCAACCTGTTGTTTCTGCCGTTGGGCAACAAGATCAAGATGAAAATCAAGCAGGAGACGGCGATGCGGATGATGTTGATCACAGGGCTGGTGGGGATCGCTTCGGGAGAAAATCCCCGTCAATTGGAGGAGAAGCTCGCCGGATTCATCGGCGGAGGACAAGCCCACGAGAAGAAGAAATAG
- a CDS encoding flagellar motor protein MotB, which produces MAKHKHEEHENHERWLVSYADFITLLFAFFVVMYSISSVNEGKFRVVSESIQAALKPVVSTPVSDKVFDMGAHKSSLVPVLPQKTILVRKIQEVLSSRSRDFHFIEHVAIAETDQGVLITIADSMMFESGQAELRPEALPLLQALADVLIDQAPKEVRVQGHTDNVPMQTPQFPSNWELSTARAASVVRALSEVYAVPAGCLSATGFAEFKPLSDNTTLDGRAKNRRVELLVVMNE; this is translated from the coding sequence ATGGCCAAGCACAAGCACGAAGAGCACGAGAACCATGAACGGTGGCTGGTGTCGTATGCCGACTTCATCACGCTTCTGTTCGCCTTCTTCGTGGTCATGTATTCCATTTCATCCGTCAACGAAGGCAAATTCAGGGTGGTGAGCGAATCGATCCAGGCGGCGTTGAAGCCGGTCGTCAGCACGCCGGTCTCCGACAAGGTGTTCGACATGGGCGCGCACAAGTCGTCGCTGGTGCCGGTTCTTCCCCAAAAGACCATCCTGGTTCGGAAAATACAGGAGGTGTTGTCCAGTCGCAGCCGCGATTTCCATTTCATCGAACATGTGGCGATTGCCGAAACGGATCAAGGCGTCCTGATCACCATCGCCGACAGCATGATGTTCGAGAGCGGACAAGCCGAGTTGCGTCCAGAGGCGCTGCCGTTGCTCCAGGCCTTGGCCGATGTGCTGATCGATCAGGCTCCGAAAGAAGTACGGGTTCAGGGGCACACCGACAATGTGCCGATGCAAACCCCGCAATTTCCGTCGAACTGGGAATTGTCCACCGCGCGGGCGGCATCAGTCGTGCGGGCGCTGAGCGAAGTCTATGCCGTGCCTGCCGGATGTCTTTCCGCGACCGGCTTCGCCGAATTCAAACCGCTCTCGGACAATACGACGCTGGACGGCCGAGCCAAGAACCGCCGAGTTGAACTCTTGGTCGTCATGAATGAGTAG
- the fliD gene encoding flagellar filament capping protein FliD translates to MATVSFGGLGNGIDFGQVVTELVKIQRLPIDRLNEKKTALQSKLTDLGSLGTKLLAVQGAADALRLASSFDRTSATVSDEDVLSVSSSSTAVQGSYRVQVTQLATAHQLTNKAAKAVASLTADIVAGTSAAVSFRVGTGAEQTVTLGETGTLEDLRAAINDLGAGVTASIVNSGTEQAPAYRLVLTGTSTGAANTISITADGTALDLANTSGTGGADTLQTAQDAVLVIGNPAQTQLTIQRSGNTVTDVIPGVTLNLKKVTAGSDSVNVSVSLDTATVKDNIKKLVTAYNDVVKFIHERATFDPTTSKAGILTGESAVRTTLSTLRQAISGEVPGLSPYTSVGQVGFKTERDGTLALDEAKLDHALSTDYAAARALFIRQASVAGVAQRVTEAVDRLDELETGVVSSRKNSLTQEIEKMADSIQRKEDELAAYEARLRLQYAGLDRLLRQLQSQADFLRTRIS, encoded by the coding sequence ATGGCGACGGTCAGTTTCGGAGGTCTGGGCAACGGCATCGACTTCGGCCAGGTCGTGACCGAATTGGTGAAAATCCAACGCCTGCCGATCGATCGGCTGAACGAAAAGAAGACGGCGCTGCAATCCAAACTGACGGACCTCGGTTCGCTCGGCACCAAGCTGCTGGCGGTCCAGGGCGCTGCGGATGCCTTGCGGCTGGCAAGCTCATTTGATCGTACGAGCGCGACCGTCAGCGATGAGGACGTGCTGTCGGTCTCCTCCTCCTCTACGGCGGTCCAGGGCAGCTATCGGGTGCAGGTCACGCAGCTCGCCACCGCGCATCAACTCACGAACAAGGCGGCCAAGGCGGTTGCAAGTCTTACGGCGGACATCGTCGCCGGAACATCGGCCGCGGTGTCGTTCCGCGTGGGGACCGGCGCGGAGCAGACGGTGACCTTGGGAGAAACCGGCACGCTGGAGGACTTGCGCGCGGCCATCAACGACCTGGGCGCCGGCGTGACCGCATCCATCGTGAACTCCGGGACGGAACAGGCGCCCGCCTATCGGCTGGTGCTGACGGGAACCAGCACGGGCGCCGCCAATACCATTTCGATCACGGCTGACGGCACCGCGTTGGATCTGGCGAACACGTCCGGCACGGGAGGCGCCGACACGCTCCAAACGGCCCAGGACGCGGTGCTTGTCATCGGCAACCCCGCCCAGACCCAATTGACCATCCAACGAAGCGGAAACACCGTCACGGACGTCATCCCGGGCGTGACGCTCAACCTCAAAAAAGTCACGGCTGGATCGGACTCGGTCAACGTGTCCGTCAGCCTCGATACGGCGACCGTGAAGGACAACATCAAGAAGCTAGTCACCGCCTACAACGACGTGGTGAAATTCATTCATGAGCGGGCGACCTTCGATCCGACGACCTCGAAGGCGGGTATCTTAACGGGAGAATCGGCGGTTCGGACCACGCTGTCCACCCTGCGACAGGCCATCTCCGGCGAAGTGCCGGGTTTGTCCCCCTATACCAGCGTCGGCCAGGTGGGGTTCAAGACAGAACGGGACGGCACGCTCGCGCTTGATGAGGCCAAGCTGGATCACGCGCTCAGCACCGACTACGCCGCCGCGCGCGCCTTGTTTATTCGTCAGGCCTCGGTTGCCGGAGTGGCGCAGCGCGTCACGGAAGCCGTGGACCGGTTGGACGAATTGGAAACAGGCGTGGTGTCCTCCCGCAAGAACAGCCTGACTCAAGAAATCGAGAAAATGGCCGACAGTATCCAGCGGAAGGAAGACGAGTTGGCGGCGTACGAGGCCCGCCTGAGACTCCAATATGCGGGGCTGGATCGATTGCTTCGCCAGCTCCAGTCCCAAGCCGACTTCCTGCGCACACGAATCTCCTGA